The region TCGACTTACCATCACAACACGCCCGAACATTCTCCAGCCGATCCGCTTCGCGATCTTGTTGCTCGATGATCTGTCTGAGATCCTCCGCACTATCCTGCACTTCACTAGATTCATACATGCTCTGTGCGGTATCGCGCCCCGAAACACTTCTGCTCCTCAAGCTGCCAAATGTCCCGCCCAAGACCTTGCTCTCTTTCCAGTATCCGCTGATGCGGCTCAGCGTTCCAGATGACCGCGCCGCTTGcggtggttgctgctgctgctgctgctgctgctgctgctgctgagaaATCTTGGAGCGAGACGGGGTGAGAGTGGGAACATTGAGGTAGTGGTCCATGGTTGGCGACTCCCGTACTGTTCGGGAGTTGTACGAGGACAGAGAAGGAGCACCGCGAGTGCCATGGGGCATCCGCTTGCCATAGCTTGGGTTGAATTCGTCAACATCGGCACTTGTAATGTGGCCAGCCATCTCTTCGGCATCCGACTGGCCATCGTTCGACGTCCTAAGGAGAAGGTAAGACAGGGCGTTGAACCATGTCTCATGTCGTTGACCAGTCGTGCAGGTGAACTTGATGGTTCTGCCAGGCGACACGATGACCAAGCTCTTCCTGTGCAGCCCGGGGGGCATCGGGTTGTCATCCGCTACGACGCGTACGGCCTCAATAGGAACACTCTTGGCACGAAGCTCATGACGTCCGGCAGATGATGGGTCTCGGTCGCTCCAGTACAGAGTGCGCGTGTACGGGTGCACCCAGAAGTACCTCCGGTGACGGTTCTCAGACATCTCACCACGGCCGGCCTTGCGTGTGTATTTCCACAGGTACTCTCCAATCATCGTCTGGGTGATGGCCTGGATCATGCGAGGGTCCGTGTTGGGGCCCAAGCCAGACGTGTCATAACCGCCCTCGGGGTGAATGTTGAATCGAGTGTCGACCTCGGATGCGAAGGATGAAATAGAGGACTTGCGGCTGCGGGCTGTCATTCTCGACGGCGAATGGACTTCGGGCATCTCGCGAATCGATCCATTCTTGTGAGCACGTGGTGTGGGAGTAGCACGACCACCGTTACCAGCAGCACCCGCGGGTGACAAGGGGCGTCTATGCGTGGGAGTCCGCGGGCGCATGGCAGAGGCGGGGAACAGTGGCGGTGGCATGCTGTTGATGGTTTCCTGACCGCCGCCCGAAGAGTTGGTCCTCGCAGCCTCGATGGCTTCTTTGTGGTTGGCTGGCAGGGGCGGGACAATGTCCTCGGCGGAGCTCCTGATGCTAGCAGAGCTGCCTGGCCTCCTAAGAAGTACGGCATCAATAGGCTCAGTGACAATGTCGGTAGCAGCCTTGCCCTTCGACCGCAGCGTGCTGTCGAAGCTGCCCTGGCGGGCCCGGTTAATGCGAACCGTGGATGGGGTGCCCATACTGAGATGTGAGCTGGAGCGTTCAAGATCGTCTGGCGGAAGAGATTGCTGGCTATTTGCCAGGAGCAACTGGTCAATGGCCTCGGATGTCAATGTTGTCTGAACGCCCTGATCGGCAGTAAGCACGGGCTGCTTCTGCGCGGGCTGCTCCTCTGACGCCTGAGCATCCTGCTCCTCGCCGTCCGTGCCACGGGGAATGATGAACGCATTTCTCTTGGGGCTGCGTCCCTCGCTTGGCTCGGTTTGCAGTGACTGGATCGCAGAAATGGTGAGCGGCGGGAGGATGGACTTGGGCTCCTCTGGCTCAACCgggtcaacaacaacttgaGAGCTGATGGCCGAAATAGACAAGAGAGGAGCTGGAACCTCGGGAGCCTCGAGAGGCTCCACAGTCTGCGACTGAATGGATGCCAGGGACAAGGCAGGGGGAGGGACGACTGGCTCTTCGCGCGGCTCGACATCCAAAGTCTGCCGAACGGATGACAATGAGAGGACCGGCAAAGGCGTCTCGCGAGGCTCGACATCCAATGCCGCAACAGCTGACAAAGACAGCGGCGGACGGACCGCCTCAACAGGTTCGACAGCACAAGCCTGAACGCTTGACAGGGAGAGCACCGGCGCAGGCGGCTCCTGAGGTTCAACATCCCAGGTCTTGAGCGTTGATATGGAGAGCGCAGGAAGGGGCACTTCGCGGGGCTCAACGTCCTGGGACTGAATAGGGGCAAGACCGAATGCGGGCGCAGCCGGCTCTGGCTCCTGGCGAGGCTCGACGGCCTCTGACTTGATAgacgagaaagaaagaggaggcGAAGCGGGCGCCTCGAGCTTTGTCTCTACACTGCGTGCTGCAACGATAGGAACAACTGCCGGGGCTGGGAGGTCGAATGGCTGCTCCACTGGCTCGACATCTTCGGCCACGATGCTGGCGAATGACAGAAGAATGGGGGATGGCGGAGCTGTTGgctcgacctcctccgcgcAGATTGTCGACATGGACAGAGGAACAGGCTCTGGCTCTGGGGCCTCGATAGGCTCGAAATCATGGTAGGCATGTACGCTCGAGATAGAGAGCGCCGCCGGTGTTGGCACCACCTCGGCAATAGGCTCCACCGCCGTCGACAAGACAGCCGAGAAGCTGAGAGGCGCAGGAACCGGCTCAGGTTCGGGAACGGGCTCAACGTCATGGAAAGCATGGacggaagagagagagagaaccgCAGGGGTAGGCTCGGGCTCTGCAATTGGCTCGATTTGCTCACCAAGAACTGCCGAGAGCGATAGGGGAGCTGGAACAACCTCCGGCTCCGAAACTGGCTCGATATCCAGAGAAGCAGTGGCAGGCACACTCAGAACTGGTGGCACAGGAGCCACGGGCTCGACGTTCTGAGACAAGACTGGTGCAAAAGTGAGCTTCGGCGGAGGCACCTCTGGCTCTCGCACTGGCTCCGTGTGCTGTGTCAAAATGGTAGACAAGCTCAGCGAAGGTGGCGTTGGAAGAAGCTCGGGCTCAATGACAGGCGCAATGTCTTCCGACTGGATGCTTGAAAGGCTCAAAGTCTGCGGTGGGACGACAACGGGAGTGGGGAGCAGAGCACGCTGCCGAGGTGAGGTCGAAGGAGATGGGAATTGCGCAGGCCTGTCTTCCGCATCCGAATCATGCTGGACGCTGACATCGCTGTACGACATGACCGATGCCGGCCGGCCCTGGTTGAGTTCGCTTCCCAGCCATTGACTGGACTTTCTGGGGCCGATGACAGATTCCACAGACGTGTGAGGTCCGATGACAGACTGCATAGACCTCTTAGGTCTAACAACAGACTCCATAGATCTCTTGGGCCCAATGACAGACTCCATAGATCTCTGACGGGCAATCACAGACTCCATCGTTCTTGGACGACTCCGCTCCATGTGAATGACACTTGGTGGAGCCGAGATTGAGCCCTCCCCATCACTGAGCACGCCAGACTCAACAAGGTCACGAACGTCCACTGGCTCTGTCATCATCCCACTGTCGACCATGGTCACCCTCTTGATCGGCATCCTCGGGACATCGGGAGCTGGCGAGAGATGGCCTCTGATCACGCTGGCGGGTGTGGCAGGCGTCATGGAACGGAGACTGCGGGCGGGGGTGCCACCGTATGAATCTTCATCGCTGTTATCCATGTTGCTCAACTCGGCAAACAGGCTCTGCTGAGGCGTTGCCGTGATGCTACCGCGATGAACGGGGGCGCCGAGAGGGCTGCTCTGTGCGGTAGACGGATCTTCACTAAGCTGCCGTTGACGTTGGCTCATGGATCCACGGTTCATGCGTGTCCGCATCCGCTGGGCAGGGTTCGCAGATGGTGATCTCACGTCCACATAGCCATACTCCTCGTCGCTCGAAGTTGACGCCGTGCTGTCGAACGAGTACGAGTCTTGGCTTGCgggcaaaggaggaggacgccTTATCGACTCTGCACCCCGAGCTGGCCTCGGCCCGGATTCTGTCTCGGTTGCCGTGTCCTCGGATTCGTCCGTGGTGATGTTCTCAAGACCAGTCTCAAAGTCTTCCGTTTCGGTCGTCTCAGTGCCCCTTTCGTGGGCAGTCTCGAAAGCCTCGCTGGCCTCAGTCGCGGTGTCGAAGCCACCCTCGTGAGCCGTCTCGAAGTGATCGCTGCTCGATTCCTGGATGGTACCGATATTGAGGTTGGGTATCCGAGAGCTTGAGCCACGGAACGGATTCGTCCGAGGAGAGGGCGCTTCGGAAACATCATCCCAGTCAGGGTCTTCCACCACTTCGATTCTGCTCGGTCGGTGGCCACCCAACTGCGTGACCTTGAAGTtcggcttcttggcctcccTGGCATCAAGCTTGCGGTTCTTCTTGGGCGCCGGGTGAGGATCGCTTCTCAGCTTCTCGACCTCATCGCGGGCATCCTGGAGCATGCGCTTCAGCTCCAGCTTTTCGGTTTTCTCGCGATGGATGTTGGTCCTGAGAGTCTGGATGGTACGTTGAGCATGGCCGAGAGAAGTCTTGAGAGTTTCGGTCTCGAGTCCGGAGTGGCGAGGTGTCATTTTCAGAGGCGAAGGAGGCGGTGACTGCTCGGGGCCGGTGTTTCTGTCGCTACCGGAGTTGCGATCCTCATCACTCACACCACGAGTGGATTCCCGCTCCAGCATCCTGCCCCGCTGGGCTGAGAACGCCTTGGCTAGCTCCTGATTCTGGCTTGTGAGTTCGTCGACCCTCTTCTGAAGCGTCAAGCGTTCCGATTCGAAGGATACCGCACTGCGCCGGCTGGTGCCAAGCTCGATCTCGAGATTTCTGATAGCTGCCGAgtgcttctcctcctgcttggcCATGCtatccttgacctcctccagctctcgCTGGGTGGCGTTCTTTTCGGATTGCAAAGCAGCCAAAGCCTGCGTGAGCTTCTTCTCGCGCTCCGCAGCCTCCTTCTGCGATGCCATGAGCTCGTGGATTTGCGTCTCGAGGTTCCAGTTCTCATCCTTGTATCGGGACTCGCTCTCGTCCAGGCTTTTGATGTGTTGTTGGAAGCCTTCGGCCTCGAGTTCAAGTCTCGCCCTGTCCGCCTTGctctccttgagctcctcttctctctccGACAGAAGGGCTTGAAGATTTCGAACTTGTGCAATCAACGAGGTACTGATTTCGGCAGCGAATTCGATATCGTGGATCCGACTGGCAGGCTGATTGCGCAACTTTCGATTGGGGACACTGAACTTGGTGGGAGATGGGGTCGCCAACGTTTCGAACTTGGAGGGGCTCACAGAACGCTAGAAACAAGAATCAGTCCCGTGCTCGAGAGACGAGAACATCTGGCACAACATACCCTCCCAGCCTTGCCCTCGGCGGCATAAGGCGACCCTTGAGAATCACTGCTGGGAACCCTCTGCTTTGGAAGCAAAGCACGCGCACTGTCCCTCGCCACCTCACTGTAATCCTTCTCGATATCCAGGAGTCTTTGACGCAGGTCGGGATCAAGTTCGGCTTCCGATTGCAAACGCTCCACCTCCCGAAGCTTTTCCGTGAGCTCCTTCTGCTGTTGTACAAGTGCGGTACCCAGCTTTCCAGCTTCCTCCATTCGCCGTTCGGTATCCCGCAGATGGGCCTCAATGGCGCGTTTTGTTTGCTCGGCCGAAGCGCCGGGAGcaagggcgaggaggtggcCATCGAAGTTGGAATGCCGAAGATGTGTCGGGCCGGACGGACTTATGACGAAAGGGTCAGCAACCTCTCCGGGACCCAAAGCCTCGACGGGCTTGTCAGATGCAACCGAAGTCGCCATGATGCCCGAGAACACCCTCGGACAGGCAGGCCCCAAAGATTCGGGGCTTTGCCTGCTCGCAGCACCGCCAAACTGTGTACGGTAgtggtttgttttgttgggaTGCACGAAGCAACGTCACCTATTCCTCCCTTGCTCTGTTGGACATCAATCGGATCTCGATCGGTGGCGCGTGGTGGCCAGACCCAGCTGCCGTAGTAAAACGTTAAAAGAAGagctttttttattttattttatttttttttaaaaaaaataaaaaaaaataaaaaaaaaaaaacaaggtTCGGCAGCGGGTCGTGTTGAAGTGGTGTGAAATAATAGAAGCCCCGGATTCCGTAGGTCGAATTGGGCAAAGAAGACAAGTTAGAGACAATTAATAAGGAAGTAGTGGCAGTAGGAGCTGAAATGGCGTATCGCAAACGAAGGAGAACCAGAAACCGAGAGACGGCgaaaaagagggaaaggaaCACGTCGGTAGGatt is a window of Podospora pseudopauciseta strain CBS 411.78 chromosome 1, whole genome shotgun sequence DNA encoding:
- a CDS encoding hypothetical protein (EggNog:ENOG503NZET; COG:U) gives rise to the protein MATSVASDKPVEALGPGEVADPFVISPSGPTHLRHSNFDGHLLALAPGASAEQTKRAIEAHLRDTERRMEEAGKLGTALVQQQKELTEKLREVERLQSEAELDPDLRQRLLDIEKDYSEVARDSARALLPKQRVPSSDSQGSPYAAEGKAGRRSVSPSKFETLATPSPTKFSVPNRKLRNQPASRIHDIEFAAEISTSLIAQVRNLQALLSEREEELKESKADRARLELEAEGFQQHIKSLDESESRYKDENWNLETQIHELMASQKEAAEREKKLTQALAALQSEKNATQRELEEVKDSMAKQEEKHSAAIRNLEIELGTSRRSAVSFESERLTLQKRVDELTSQNQELAKAFSAQRGRMLERESTRGVSDEDRNSGSDRNTGPEQSPPPSPLKMTPRHSGLETETLKTSLGHAQRTIQTLRTNIHREKTEKLELKRMLQDARDEVEKLRSDPHPAPKKNRKLDAREAKKPNFKVTQLGGHRPSRIEVVEDPDWDDVSEAPSPRTNPFRGSSSRIPNLNIGTIQESSSDHFETAHEGGFDTATEASEAFETAHERGTETTETEDFETGLENITTDESEDTATETESGPRPARGAESIRRPPPLPASQDSYSFDSTASTSSDEEYGYVDVRSPSANPAQRMRTRMNRGSMSQRQRQLSEDPSTAQSSPLGAPVHRGSITATPQQSLFAELSNMDNSDEDSYGGTPARSLRSMTPATPASVIRGHLSPAPDVPRMPIKRVTMVDSGMMTEPVDVRDLVESGVLSDGEGSISAPPSVIHMERSRPRTMESVIARQRSMESVIGPKRSMESVVRPKRSMQSVIGPHTSVESVIGPRKSSQWLGSELNQGRPASVMSYSDVSVQHDSDAEDRPAQFPSPSTSPRQRALLPTPVVVPPQTLSLSSIQSEDIAPVIEPELLPTPPSLSLSTILTQHTEPVREPEVPPPKLTFAPVLSQNVEPVAPVPPVLSVPATASLDIEPVSEPEVVPAPLSLSAVLGEQIEPIAEPEPTPAVLSLSSVHAFHDVEPVPEPEPVPAPLSFSAVLSTAVEPIAEVVPTPAALSISSVHAYHDFEPIEAPEPEPVPLSMSTICAEEVEPTAPPSPILLSFASIVAEDVEPVEQPFDLPAPAVVPIVAARSVETKLEAPASPPLSFSSIKSEAVEPRQEPEPAAPAFGLAPIQSQDVEPREVPLPALSISTLKTWDVEPQEPPAPVLSLSSVQACAVEPVEAVRPPLSLSAVAALDVEPRETPLPVLSLSSVRQTLDVEPREEPVVPPPALSLASIQSQTVEPLEAPEVPAPLLSISAISSQVVVDPVEPEEPKSILPPLTISAIQSLQTEPSEGRSPKRNAFIIPRGTDGEEQDAQASEEQPAQKQPVLTADQGVQTTLTSEAIDQLLLANSQQSLPPDDLERSSSHLSMGTPSTVRINRARQGSFDSTLRSKGKAATDIVTEPIDAVLLRRPGSSASIRSSAEDIVPPLPANHKEAIEAARTNSSGGGQETINSMPPPLFPASAMRPRTPTHRRPLSPAGAAGNGGRATPTPRAHKNGSIREMPEVHSPSRMTARSRKSSISSFASEVDTRFNIHPEGGYDTSGLGPNTDPRMIQAITQTMIGEYLWKYTRKAGRGEMSENRHRRYFWVHPYTRTLYWSDRDPSSAGRHELRAKSVPIEAVRVVADDNPMPPGLHRKSLVIVSPGRTIKFTCTTGQRHETWFNALSYLLLRTSNDGQSDAEEMAGHITSADVDEFNPSYGKRMPHGTRGAPSLSSYNSRTVRESPTMDHYLNVPTLTPSRSKISQQQQQQQQQQQQPPQAARSSGTLSRISGYWKESKVLGGTFGSLRSRSVSGRDTAQSMYESSEVQDSAEDLRQIIEQQDREADRLENVRACCDGKSMS